A single Chromatiales bacterium DNA region contains:
- the rpsF gene encoding 30S ribosomal protein S6 → MRHYEIVFLVHPDQSDQVPAMAERYRGIIEKDGGSVHRFEDWGRRQLTFAINKVHKAHYILMNVECGAEALAELEEIFRFNDAILRHMTLRRDAAVTEASPMLKDKEREREREDDGGDRPRSRGRRSSDDDSSDDDNDDDDSRDAA, encoded by the coding sequence ATGCGACATTACGAAATCGTGTTCCTGGTCCATCCGGACCAGAGCGACCAGGTGCCGGCGATGGCCGAGCGCTATCGCGGCATCATCGAGAAGGACGGTGGCAGCGTTCACCGCTTCGAGGACTGGGGTCGCCGCCAGCTGACCTTCGCGATCAACAAGGTCCACAAGGCCCACTACATTCTGATGAATGTCGAGTGCGGTGCCGAGGCGCTTGCGGAACTCGAGGAAATTTTCCGCTTCAACGACGCGATCCTGCGCCACATGACCCTGCGCCGCGACGCGGCAGTCACCGAAGCCTCGCCGATGCTCAAGGACAAGGAGCGCGAGCGCGAACGCGAGGATGATGGTGGCGACCGCCCGCGTTCACGCGGACGCCGCTCCAGCGATGACGATTCGTCCGACGACGACAACGACGACGACGATTCGCGCGACGCCGCCTGA
- the rlmB gene encoding 23S rRNA (guanosine(2251)-2'-O)-methyltransferase RlmB, which translates to MSEKPARIGGLHAVRAALDAHADAPVRAIWVTQGRNDRRITELVEAAASLGVSVHRVDPRELDRMLAGVRHQGIAAEVRLPETHDEHSLRALIENADRPALLLVLDGVTDPHNLGACLRSAEAAGALAVVAPRDRAVGLTPTVAKVAAGAAGRIPFVQVTNLARTLRELQGLGLWLVGMADGATQSLYATDLSGPVALVLGAEGAGLRRLTAEQCDFLARIPMAGAVESLNVSVAAGVCLFEAVRQRAAPPAR; encoded by the coding sequence GTGAGTGAAAAGCCGGCGCGCATCGGCGGTCTGCACGCGGTGCGTGCGGCACTGGATGCGCACGCGGATGCGCCGGTCCGGGCGATCTGGGTCACCCAGGGGCGCAACGATCGGCGCATAACCGAGCTTGTGGAAGCCGCAGCTTCACTGGGTGTGTCCGTCCATCGGGTCGACCCGCGTGAACTCGATCGCATGCTCGCCGGCGTTCGACATCAGGGCATTGCCGCCGAGGTTCGGTTGCCCGAGACGCACGACGAACATTCATTGCGAGCCCTGATCGAGAACGCTGACCGGCCGGCGCTCCTGCTGGTGCTCGACGGGGTGACCGATCCGCACAACCTCGGCGCCTGTCTGCGCAGTGCCGAGGCCGCGGGCGCGCTCGCCGTGGTCGCGCCCCGGGATCGCGCGGTTGGACTCACGCCGACGGTTGCGAAGGTCGCGGCCGGGGCCGCCGGGCGCATCCCGTTCGTTCAGGTGACCAATCTCGCGCGGACGCTGCGCGAGCTTCAGGGCCTCGGTCTGTGGCTGGTCGGCATGGCGGACGGTGCGACGCAGTCCCTGTACGCGACCGACCTCAGCGGCCCCGTCGCGCTGGTGCTGGGCGCGGAGGGCGCGGGGCTGCGCCGTCTGACCGCCGAGCAGTGTGATTTCCTCGCCCGGATCCCGATGGCGGGCGCGGTCGAGAGTCTGAATGTTTCCGTCGCGGCCGGCGTCTGTCTGTTCGAGGCGGTGCGCCAGCGCGCTGCTCCCCCCGCCCGCTAG
- the rplI gene encoding 50S ribosomal protein L9, whose product MDVILLEKVGRLGKLGDTVKVKSGYARNFLIPGGHAVPATADNVAAFESRRAELEQAEAEARSAAEARKTTIEAQTVTIACRVGDEGRLFGSVGVTDIVDALETAGVEIERSEVRMGDGPLRHLGEHEVVVHLHADVNATLNVVLVAEE is encoded by the coding sequence ATGGATGTGATTCTGCTTGAAAAGGTCGGCCGGCTCGGCAAGCTGGGCGACACCGTGAAGGTCAAGAGCGGTTACGCGCGCAATTTCCTGATCCCGGGCGGTCATGCCGTGCCGGCGACGGCCGACAACGTGGCGGCCTTCGAGTCGCGTCGTGCCGAGCTCGAACAGGCCGAGGCCGAGGCGCGCTCCGCGGCCGAGGCGCGCAAGACCACGATCGAGGCGCAGACCGTGACGATCGCCTGCCGGGTCGGCGACGAGGGTCGCCTGTTCGGCTCGGTCGGCGTGACCGACATCGTCGATGCGCTGGAAACCGCCGGCGTCGAGATCGAGCGCTCCGAAGTGCGCATGGGCGACGGCCCGCTGCGCCACCTTGGCGAGCATGAGGTGGTGGTCCACCTGCACGCCGACGTCAACGCGACGCTGAACGTCGTCCTCGTCGCCGAGGAATAG
- the dnaB gene encoding replicative DNA helicase, translating into MRLPPHSIESEQAVVGGLLLDNSAWERIGDAVTAEDFYRREHRVLFAAISRLAERDDPFDVITVTESLRDTGQLAEAGGSDYLAQLAIDTASAANIEAYARLVREHAIRRELLAAANAIAASVYATPRQAPPALLDAAEGKVFQIADSRQPDGAGFRAISPLLGLCVDRLEVLRTRGDSITGIPTGFHDLDERTSGLQPGDLVIIAGRPSMGKTSFSMNIAENVAIKVGKPVAIFSMEMPAEQLAMRMLASLGRIDQQKLRTGRLDQADWPRVISAVSLLDNQPMFIDDSAALSPVELRARARRLKREHGDLGLVVIDYLQLMQSPSHADNRVAEISEISRSLKALAKELSVPVIALSQLNRNLESRPNKRPVMSDLRDSGSIEQDADVIFFIYRDEVYNENSQDKGVAEIVIGKQRNGPIGTVKMTFISHLTRFEDYVPYREGYGDVD; encoded by the coding sequence CTGCGGCTGCCGCCCCATTCGATCGAATCCGAGCAGGCCGTCGTCGGCGGGCTGCTGCTGGACAACTCCGCCTGGGAGCGCATCGGCGATGCGGTGACGGCGGAGGACTTCTACCGCCGCGAACATCGCGTGTTGTTCGCCGCCATCTCAAGGCTCGCTGAGCGCGACGATCCCTTCGACGTCATTACCGTTACCGAGTCTCTGCGAGACACCGGGCAGCTCGCCGAGGCCGGCGGCTCCGACTACCTCGCCCAGCTCGCGATCGACACCGCCAGCGCGGCGAACATCGAGGCTTATGCCCGCTTGGTCCGCGAGCATGCTATTCGTCGCGAGTTGCTGGCAGCTGCGAACGCGATTGCAGCATCGGTCTACGCCACTCCACGCCAGGCTCCACCCGCGTTGCTCGATGCGGCCGAGGGCAAGGTTTTCCAGATCGCCGACTCACGCCAGCCTGACGGGGCGGGATTCCGCGCAATTAGTCCGTTGCTAGGGCTATGCGTGGATCGTCTCGAGGTGCTGAGGACTCGCGGCGATTCAATCACCGGCATACCTACTGGGTTCCACGACCTTGATGAACGTACTTCTGGTTTACAGCCCGGCGATCTGGTGATCATTGCCGGCAGGCCGTCGATGGGGAAAACCAGTTTTTCTATGAACATCGCGGAAAACGTCGCGATCAAGGTTGGCAAGCCGGTGGCTATCTTCAGCATGGAAATGCCGGCCGAACAGCTCGCGATGCGAATGCTGGCATCATTGGGACGGATTGATCAACAAAAGCTTAGAACCGGTCGTCTCGACCAAGCCGACTGGCCGCGCGTAATTTCAGCGGTGAGTCTGCTCGACAACCAGCCGATGTTCATCGATGACAGCGCCGCGCTGTCGCCCGTGGAGCTGCGCGCCCGCGCGCGTCGACTGAAGCGCGAACATGGGGACCTCGGGCTCGTCGTGATCGACTACCTGCAGCTCATGCAGTCGCCGAGTCATGCCGACAACCGCGTCGCGGAGATTTCGGAGATCTCCCGCTCGCTCAAGGCGCTGGCGAAGGAACTCAGCGTGCCGGTCATCGCGCTTTCGCAGTTGAACCGAAATCTGGAATCGCGGCCGAACAAGCGCCCGGTGATGTCGGACCTGCGCGACTCAGGTTCGATTGAGCAGGATGCGGACGTAATTTTTTTCATCTATCGCGACGAGGTCTACAACGAGAACTCGCAGGACAAGGGCGTCGCTGAGATCGTAATCGGCAAGCAACGAAACGGGCCGATCGGCACGGTCAAGATGACATTTATTTCACATCTCACAAGATTCGAAGATTACGTTCCGTATCGCGAAGGTTACGGAGACGTCGATTAG
- a CDS encoding LPXTG cell wall surface anchor family - like protein, giving the protein MYSDIPPSTLPSRIGRFSLIAIVLIAMLIAAAGMGMFMYNMGRDMSNMTVSVVQMGKDVHSMATDMQGMGRRMETMAKSMVEGQAGMGADFRIVREGMVMMSGDMRKMGNDMHQLNQSIATMTGQINAMTGNIAQMNIAMGQMNSSMGHMGNDINKFSNPIRMMPFAR; this is encoded by the coding sequence ATGTATTCCGACATTCCGCCAAGCACTCTCCCGAGCCGAATCGGCAGGTTTTCGCTGATTGCGATCGTACTGATCGCGATGCTGATCGCCGCCGCCGGCATGGGCATGTTCATGTACAACATGGGTCGTGACATGAGCAATATGACGGTGTCCGTCGTGCAGATGGGCAAGGACGTGCACTCCATGGCCACGGACATGCAGGGCATGGGCCGGCGCATGGAAACCATGGCCAAGAGCATGGTCGAGGGTCAGGCCGGCATGGGCGCGGATTTCCGCATCGTGCGCGAGGGCATGGTCATGATGAGTGGCGACATGCGCAAGATGGGCAATGACATGCACCAACTCAACCAGAGCATTGCGACCATGACGGGCCAGATCAACGCGATGACCGGCAATATCGCGCAGATGAATATCGCGATGGGTCAGATGAACTCATCCATGGGTCACATGGGCAACGACATCAACAAGTTTTCGAATCCCATTCGGATGATGCCCTTCGCACGCTAG
- a CDS encoding 30S ribosomal protein S18: MARSARRRFCRFTADGVTDIDYKDLNLLRQYVGETGKIVPSRITGTRARYQRMLAEAIKRARFLALLPYSDAHR; encoded by the coding sequence ATGGCACGATCCGCGCGCAGACGCTTTTGCCGCTTCACGGCCGACGGCGTCACCGACATCGATTACAAGGATCTGAACCTGCTGCGCCAGTACGTTGGCGAGACCGGCAAGATCGTCCCGAGCCGCATCACCGGCACGCGGGCGCGCTACCAGCGCATGCTTGCCGAGGCGATCAAGCGCGCGCGCTTCCTGGCCCTGCTGCCGTATTCGGACGCGCACCGGTAA